The genomic segment tatttatttaatgtattatattttatatcatatcattttttatatttatttttttaaaggcCGAAAATTTCCtcttcaaaaataaaaatacaaaaaatataaaacttaTAGATTTCGGAATGGCAAAGAgggtaaataataaaaagaaaaatatttacaatatatatatatatatatatatatatgtatgtatttttttatttgtttgtttattttatgtatttatataatttatgtatttttttttttttttttttttttttttgttcaggTTAATTGTGAATATCTAACCGAATTGTGTGGTTCGCCACATTACATTTCACCTGAACTGAtcaggtaaaaaaaaaaaaaaaaaaaaaaaaaaaaatatgcacacacaaaaataaaagaactacacatatatatatatatatatatatatatatatatatgtatgtataatatttttcttttaatttttatttttaatatagaaaaaagtATACAATGTCTTCTGATATATGGGCCCTGGGTGTTATGGTTTTTTTCATGTTAACTGGGAAGTATCCATTTGAAGGGAAAAATACTCCAAAAGTTGTGGTATTACAATTAAAACATACAAAATTagtagaaatatatatatatatatatatatatatattaatataattcgTAGActcttttataattatacatgCATAAAcaatacacatatacatacatacatatatataaatatattgtatatattttcttttaaggatgaaatattaaacaaaaatataaattggAAAGGCAAAGAATTTTCTTCCTTATCAATAGaggttattatatatatatatatatatatatataaaaggaaGCAataatcttttattttaaaaacataCTTGATTTAAAgtgtattcatttttataatactttctaatatattatattatatatatatatatatatatgatcgATCAAACCTTTtaattatgtacatatatatatatatatatatatatgtgtgttttttttttttttttttttttgtaggcggtggattttttaaaaagacttttagaaagaaatgaaaagaaaagattAACGGCTTATCAGGGTAAGTAAAttacaaagaaaaaaaaaaaaaagaaagaaaatttCATCTTCATTTGAAAGAAGATATAGATCTAACaaaatatctttattttaaatattttttcatatagtttcatttttattcatgttaattttttttttttttttcagcaCTTCATCATCCATGGATTACATCACAAGTAGGATAATTATTTAACTTgggaaaaatatttttctttcttcgttattattttattcatttgtttattatttttattattttttttaaatcttaatggattttctatatatacaataattaAAGGTTTAAAATCATGGttaagaatattttattataaatgcaTACAAtaatacacaaatatatttgCGTTATGAATCCCCTAttcattcttttattttattaatttatttatatttatttatttattttttttttgtttgtttttcttcattttgtttGTAATATTGTTGTTTACTAATTATCACATTTGTAATGTATCATCAATATGTTACCTTGTCTTATAATGAtgtcatatttatataattaaaaaagacCAATTTTTTgtcacaatatatatatatatatatattatatttcatgtgtatgtatatatttctatttattatatatttttatatatatatatatatataaaagattaaTACTTGAAAACCCCAccccccaaaaaaaaaaaaaaaaaattataaattgtcaatatttttcttcttaatttattaacattaaatttggaaaaatgatatatagttatatgagttgtttttttatatatcccaTGAATTGggattatgaaaataaaaaaaaaaaaaaaaaaaaattaaaataaaataaaataaaataaaataaattacaataaaaaaatataaacataattatatatatataatatatatataatatatataatatatatatgtctcttttgttattaaatgaaaacatagtaaaatatataaaataattggtaacggtatatattaatatatatatatatattaatatatataagaaaaagataatattattatacattcttcttgatatgataaaaattaaagGATGTTTTTTTAAAGTCTTCCATTGGATGACAAAAAGTTAAAATGAAGACATAATTCTTATTaatttcaaataatatatatttatatatatatatatatgaggagcatgtaaatatattcattttacaaatacattattttttttgtttttaaatgAGGAggatgtattattatttccccCTGATGATACGACAGTTGCTGAATGGATAGAAGTAGAAGGTCTATTATTGTaagaatttttatatttatcatcctTAGTTTTAAAACTTACAGAtccattgttattattattattattattattattattgttgttgttgttgttgttgttactATATGTGCTAAATTTTTTGGTAAATTTTTTGTTATCtatgaattttttcttttctttaaaGTGttcaatatttaattttataccATTACAATATAAGCCTAAATCTAATAATAACTGTTGACTTTGACGACAATCTAATTCTGCTATAGCATAAGAATAATCATTTGtttgatttttattattatcatatgtatttttataattaaaattagtTTGATATGCTTTTTTAAAGGATCTTTGATATATATCAACCTGAACTGCATGtccatcattatatttttttaaacgaTCTATAATACaatcattaattttttttttatccatacttttatgaatattatgaataataatttttttatcatttacatttatttcttcattttcttttttattattttcctctGTAATATATTCTTGATTATCATCTTGCTTTAATTCATCGTactcttttatttctttatcctTTTTAACTTGATCATCTcctttgttattattattattattattattattgtcattattaatgttattattatttttattattattattattgaggAGAtggtcattttttttattatcacctttattgttatcatcatttttattattctctGGTATGATATTTGTTGTGTTATTTTTCATTACTCTAGAGACCCAACTATCTTGGtccactttttttttctctttcttttttttttttgacaaTATgtcattactattattttgttccttttttaatacaGTATTCACTTCAGTACTCTTCTGTTCATGTtcatgtgtattttttttctgtacatttttttcatgtttattctttttcccttttttctcattattattcatatttaaaattttctcTTGTCCATTTTGTCCTTCTACATTATCTTCATAAGAATTATTCATCTGTTTCTGATCTTGCTGTGTGAGCATTTTTCTGTCATCacaattattatgatcatgataattctcattattatttttactgtTGCGtggtatatttttcttatcattatttttgtatatatctttattcgTTTCGtccttctttttttgtttatcatttgtatataattcaCTTCCCTTTATAACTTCAGGTGATAACTCTTCTTTTTCctcattaatatttttgtgatgttttgttttattgACCTCATTACTAATAACATGATGATCATCCTTtaagatattattattattattattattattaccattttgatcgttcatattattttttgtcaagtgtaatttattttttttttgattcttATATTGTTGATTTCCCTTATTTTTCTTgatatcattcatattattattatgtttatatatttctgcTACTTCATTTTGATTATCTAACATTTGGTTATATTCATCATGATATTCATCATAATAAATGtcatcattttcttcttcgtaatatatatcttcattatcattatcatgaTAATGGTCATGATCATGATGATCatgatcatcatcatcatcatcttcgtAATAtacatcatcatcatcacattcaattttattatgatcattattattataatacaacATCTCTTCATTAGCGtcatcataatataaattatcttCATGTTCAtcttcataatataatatctcTTCATTTCTTAattctttcttttcattatttaatactGACTGTTTATCCTTATAtctattttgtatatttcgAGTTGATACGTTAGTATGTTCTCCTAATAACtgtgtttcatttttttttttttttttttcattcattttattttgtgttgTAGTAATATTAGTAGTAGTATTTTCATTTGTAGTATTCAAGTTATAActaactttatttttttttttttttttatcatcttcattatttttcatgTTGTGTTGGCCTGCTTCTCTTACACTTTTTGATTGTAATAATTGTGCTTGTGTTTCTTTATTAACAGGagcattataataatgaacaaaatCGACATCTACATAATATTGGTacacattatatttatgtaaatgtatattttgaataaaataataatacacattTGTATGTTTcgatttttttattttcccatatatataaatatatatttcatcatGTAAATTTACAACTTCAAttgaaataatatgaacTGTACATTCATTTACatctaaatttttataatattcataaatcATATTTCTGGATTctaattttatcatattgtCACTTTTATGACAACCTTCAATATTAATTTcgtttaaattaaaaaattgatTCCTACATGTATTATTATCcacatcatcatcatcattattattattattattattattgttattattattgttgttgttcttgttttttatcatttttatgtcATCGACATGTGTTTGCTTATCTGTATTATAATTCTCATTATTCATAATGTGAGCACTATTATTATGTACTTTTGTGTTTATTATCTTAGATTCATCATTAAAACTAACCAGAAGTATAGCTTTCTCCGAATAAAAATTGTACATCATCTCTTTTTTTGTATgtaatacataataatattggtatataaacatataagatatattatatgcattTCCATTGGATGAATTCAAATTCTTACAATTTATAtccttcatattattcatattacatACATCATCCATATGTTCACTTTCATCATTActagtattatttatattattataattataattatcatcatctgtattgtcatattttatattatcattttttatgtcgacattttttatattcatattacaaTTTTCCATACCTTTCAtataattactattattGCTTTTGTTGTGTGATCCTCTGCTATCAATTCTTTTATCATCTttcttgttattattataattattattattattattgttgacGTTGATGTTGTTGATGTTGATGTTGTTGTTGCTGCTGCTGTTCATGGGCATATTATctcttttttcatatttcttataaGTATCTTCTTTCCTTTCATCTCTTTTGTTTTGCTCCCCACTTTTctgaattttattttcatgttttttattcttatcacCAGCATGATTTATCATATTGTTTAAAATTGAATCTTTTCTTGTGCCGttattataaacatttttgtTATCCTCCATATTGTACAAGTCATCTAGCATGTTGctgttcttatttttattattattattattattatttgatgaCATGTGTTCGTTACTACATGGAGCTGTggtattattttgattattactattattcaTATCTGCATTAAATTGAGTAATATTAGCATGTGtactataataattattattatgattacttatgttattattattattattattattattgttgttgttgttatatCCCTGTGTTGAGTTAAAATAGGTACTTATTTTCTTTTGCCCTTGATCATTTGAATTAAGTAAGTTATCATGGATTTCTCCATATTTTTGtacattatgattattataataactcTGATAATTATTGTAATGAACATTACTATTTTTAGACATATGTAAATAGCTTTCATTTGTATGatcaacattattataattcttataatttCGATATACATTATTCATTGCATGTTGATTATTACTAGGATTCCCCATATCTTTACCAAAGTTAAAATAATCTTCATTAGTATTATGTttctcttcatttttattaccaATGTCATTATAAGGTACAACtacatttttgttataaCCTTGATTGTGTTGGTTATAATTAGATACGTGACTAACACTATGATGtatattactactactactattattattattattattattattattgggGTCgtgatatttattatatgaaccAGTAccaacattattatattcctcatcaatattaacattattataattattcatatttatatcacaTGTACTATTCATCTCTTCATTCGGCTttcctatattattatacatatcttCATTATAAGTCGACAACACGTTATGTTctccattttttaatataacacTACTTCGTGGATTCGTactatttttctttttaccaTAAGGAACATTACCACTGCTATTCAgatgatgattattatgattattaagagttgtattttttttattcttgtCATTACTATTACAATTCTGTGGGAACACGTTTAAATTTACAGAATTTATATCATCACCCTTTTCATGATGTCCCCCTTGTGttacattattcatattatgatCATTCATGTTGTGGTTATTCACATTATGATCATTCACATTATGATCATTCACATTATGATCATTCACCTTATGATCATTTACCTTGTGATCATTCACATTGTTTCCTTTCATATTATTGTCAATAACATTATTTTCAATAACATTATTTTCAATAACATAATTTTCATtaacattattttcattaacattattgttgttatattTCGAACtcgaatatttatttttgtaaaaaaacaTGTGGAATTTACTTTTACTTTTAGTATAAGGCTTTGAATCCGATTGTTTATTCATTTTGGCTAGCTCTCGAAATATtacttaatataaaaatatataaaggtaggaatcaaatatatacataaacggatgtatatattatattgtgtttcaaatattttttaaatatatctttacgtatatgtttaaatatatctttacgtgtatgtttaaatatatctttacgtatatgtttaaatatatctttatgtatatgtttaaatatatctttatgtatatgtttaaatatatctttatgtatatgtttaaatatatctttatgtatatgtttaaatatatctttatgtatatgtttaaatatatctttacgtacttttatttaaatatacctTTACGtacttttatttaaatatatctttacgtatttttatttaaatatatctttacgtgttttcttttataatgtaaaaaaaaaaaaaaaaaaaaaaaaattattattattatactgtatatgaaaaaagtttataaagatatatacacCTATTCAATtattatcacatatatatattatatatatatatatttatttatttattattttcttatgatattaaattaattttatattacattacACAGTACTTCTTATAGGCATatacttaaatatatatatatatatatatatatatatatatatgtatattttattttattttaattttttttttttttttaaataactaTCAATTTTCCTTTATTAGCTTGTATACGTGTCATAaacttatttttaaatattctacaatattataatataatataaaaaaaaattatataaaataaaaagataagggaatataagaattatatatactgcaataaataagtaaataaatatatatttgtatatattatatattttatatattatatttattatttatataatttctattttattatatatatatatttttttttttttccaatttcaatattattacataatacttttatttttgattttattataagaacagtattgttttattttttttttatttttttttttttttctttaaaaatatattatatatatataataataataataataatatatatatataatatatatatatatatatatatatatatatatatgttatataaatataattattatataattattatataattatttgtcaagggtaaaaagaaaaaaatgttatctattttttttatgcaataaaaaaaaatatatattatcatataatataataattatacatatttatttttatatgtataatataatataatatatatattatatgattaacataaataatagtatgaatatatatttatttatttcttataaaattgtgaaattttttaaaagcaCCAGGGTCATAtggatataatataatataatataatataatatatttatatattatataataaaataataataaaataatgtatatataaatatatattttatacatatataatatatatatatatatatatatatatatatattttttttgtcacatagatatatatattattcatttatattacaataatattatgtatatatatatatatatatataatatatataaaataatatatgggtttatatattgtataggctctttttttttttttttttttatatatttattatatataatatatatatataatatatatatatattatattatatatatatatatatatatataattttctattctttgtttttatttcttgcttgtatatatatataatataatattataatatatataaaaatattattttaagttCCTATCACCCATCCACAAAattactatttatatattatatatatatataaaatataaaaatataagaatataaaaatatacgtttatgtatctatataataagtataaatgtaaaataaatatttttatttctttatgaGAACTAACCTCTTACTTCTTATAATTTATGAATAACAAAAagtagaagaagaagaagaaggaaAAGAAAGTAAAGCTGTtgtactattatatatattttataaatattataatatatatataatatatatatatatatatatatatatatatttttttttttttttttttttttttttggcatttaaaaaaataaataaatataaaaaaaatatatatatattatattttaaaaatataatatacacgtatcgttatttttttttatttttacaatattgtgaatatagaaaaaatacatcattatatgtttattatatgtaaacataatatatatataatattatatatatatatatatatatatatatatatatatatatatatgatccttgtgtgtttttttttttttttttttacaacattatataaaattatccttaatatatatattatatattattattatatttatactttgTGGTCATTAATTATGTGAGccctttatatattattctttgttataaaataaaaaatatatatatattttttaaaaaaatctttttcttgttaattaatatatattaaaattttcacTTCAAAAACACAcgtatttttttcctttttctttttttatacaaaggggggaacaaaaaaaaaaaaaaaaaaattaaaattgtaaaaatgagaaaatatatagatattataaaatttaattataattatatatttattttcaacatattaaggaaataaaaaaaaaaaaatataatacattatactatagatatttctttttttttttttatatgaagaggaaaaaataattattataccaaaaaatgtatattcatttttataaatattgaatgttttatatatatatatatatatataatatgtattgaataaagaaaaagaatatatatggGATTAATTGtcttttcataaatatataacaggAATAAGgttttaataattatcataaataatataattcttcTTTCTCATAcctaacatattatatatatatatatatatatatatatatgtatgtatgtttaGATTTTCTTCCTTCCTTCATTCGTTcgttccttttttttttttttttttttttttttctttttccttttgatTAATctttgatatataatatgtaataaaataataataaatcaaaaaaaaaaaaaaaaaaaaaatacaaacatataaaagCATATAAaagcatacatatatatattaacatatatatattaacatatatatattaacatatatatattaacatatatatattaacatatatatatttaatgcatataatattatcattaaattttataattgttttttttattgtttttttttttgttttttttttttattattatataacttATTGTAAAACATAAACGTTCCTTCTTCTTTTCAGGTTGtcacataattataaaaatgtacaacaattatatatgactcttatatttatgtaagtttaattttttctttttttttctttttttcaattttaaaaaataaattaatagtttatagcatataatatatttttgtgtatATGGTAGGAGGGAAGATTTTTGTTACCatcctttttataaaaaaagaaaaaaaaaaaaaaaaaaaaaaaaaatatatatatatatatatatataacatataaataataatatatatttttacatatgtatatatagaaatattgtAACTAGGATATCAAAAGTTCTGTTCAAAATTAACattttgatattatatatataatataatataatataatataatatatataatttcttatatttcagtttatttatctatatatatatatatatatatatatatattttatttttattattttttttttttttgatggaCCTATTTAAAAGAGAAAGCGTAAACTTGAATTTAAATTATGAGATAACATTTTCGTGTTGtataaaagatattttatatgttggAAGTAAAGATGggataatatatgaatacgAACTAATAAAAGAAGACCCAAGATGTGATGATATTAAGAAggaatatatgaaaaatgaaagGTCACCTAATTATAACAACTTGACGGATTTAAATAGCTTGAAGGGTTCGCTAAAAGTAAAACCTGTCGGAAgtcatttaataaaaaagaacaagataattaataatataataatagtagaaGAGAAagagaatatatttataatgttaaTTTTAGttgatgatatattatattatgggAAGAATAATAACTTGGaggtattaaatataatatataaaaatgtattattatatacaataaatgaaaataacatTAATgaattgttaatatatacaaaaaagaagaagttatatatatataaatatgaaaatgggttatataaatatttcaaagAAATAACTAATCCTTTAAATGATTTGATTTCTTGTTTAGTGTGGATTAATGATTCCTTATTTTTgacaataaataaagaatattattttttaaatattaaaaataatcaaaaaatattattatatagtcATGAATATGaacaaacatataaaaaaattactttaattaatatgaatgaaatatttattgtttGTGATTTGAACATTGGTGTTTTTTATGATGTAGATACTTCGATGCCTTCTAGAAAAAATACGATAATATTAAGTCcgaatataaaacaaataatatcgtttcgtttttttttattttgtcttAATTTTAAgggtattataaatatatataatataaaaaaccaACAACATATACAAGAAATCACGTTAAATTATATACCCGatattgttattaattatacaaatataacaaaatactCTACTTTTTTATGCTTatttaatgatgatgatcaAGATAATGgcgaaaaaatattatctactcaaaaaaataaaaataaatggacATCTTCTGATATAGGTATCAAAttttatgaagaaaaaataaaaaaaaataggaatttattaaaaatggaaGATGAAGGAATTTTATCTAAATCGACTATGGAAAATGACTTTTTCTCTGGTTTTTCACCGAAGGGtatatatgatgatgatgatgataataataataataataataataatagtaatatattatttaataaatatttatatgagaATAATGAAATGTTaaccaaaaaaaatagaaacctatataattcattatataataatttatattttattaataaagatTGTTTACAAATTCTTACTTGTTTAGAAATATACCAATATTTGCCACAATGTATAGAACAaggaaatacaaaaaaaggTTTTGTATTAATAGATAATTTTGTATGTGAaagtaaaaaagaaaaatatgatattttttgtgaatataataaagcatgtgcatattatttttttaaaaatttaaatttctccatttcttttatattttttcaaaaagtaaatattaatatattctttcttttatttttttggatTGATTACTTACCCTCATCtcataaaaacattttacaAAACATGATAGAGAATAAACGTattgaagaaaatattaataaacaaTTTAAATGTTTTGTTCCTTTCCCATGTAGTATTAAAGAATTAATAGATAGGAATTATGAAAactatataaaagataagccagattattatatatctaaCAACATGTTCGatgatttttataatgaagatgatgataatgataaaaactCTCTTATCTATTCATCTCTACAAAGAGATATCGAAATAAAGAAACACCTTTTACACACAGCCAACAAATGTCTAGTAAAATTTCTATTAATCAAAAGAGatcattttttacaaaataaagacATGTATAAATTATCCTATAAAAAGGAGAATGATGATTCTATccatgttaataataatatacatataatagaTGAATTAATAGATactttattaattaaattattaaccataaataattataataaacaattttttcattttattatgcAAACAAGCAAATTACATGTTGATTTAGAAGAATGTGTACAATTCTTAAAAAAAGAGGGAAAATTTGtggaaattatttttttatatataagacTTGGATACTTTGAAGAGGCAATTGAAATatgttcttatttttttcattattataatgaaaagtATAATGTTATTCAATCAACAGCCGATATTggtgtatataaatatgaaataggGCAAGAaggaaataatgaaaaaaaaacaaaaaatgacgataaaaaaaaaaaaaaaagtgacgatgaaaaaaaaaaaaaaagtgacgatgaaaaaaaaaaaaaaagtgacgatgaaaaaaaaaaaaaaagtgacgatgaaaaaaaaaaaaaaagtgacgataaaaaaaatgacgatgataataataataatagtgataACAATTTTTGCAATAACAATATTTacaataacaatatttaCAATGATGTACGTAAAAAGGTCGAAGAAAATAATCAATACagcttttttaatataaaagaacttaataaagaaaaatatttaaccTGGATTAAAATATTTGAGAAAGAAAAtgcacataaaaataatgtgttagataaaaaaaataataattttcaatattcattagaaaaaatatataatattcttattatattaaatgatcatatacatttattaaatgttcatcaagaaaaaataaagaaattatttgaatatgcatttccatttttaataaaatataatgaacatttctttttccattttttaaaaaaaaaaaatattttaatttctccagaagaaattataaccatttttaaaaaaatgatacaaatagataagaaaaatgataaaataaaatattatttacaaaaatatataatacattatttaaaacacgataaatataataaaaatataaatacaacaTTAATAGagttatatattaacaatgTACAaaccaaaaataataaaacacattttcaaaaaaaattaataacattT from the Plasmodium falciparum 3D7 genome assembly, chromosome: 14 genome contains:
- a CDS encoding vacuolar protein sorting-associated protein 3, putative, translating into MDLFKRESVNLNLNYEITFSCCIKDILYVGSKDGIIYEYELIKEDPRCDDIKKEYMKNERSPNYNNLTDLNSLKGSLKVKPVGSHLIKKNKIINNIIIVEEKENIFIMLILVDDILYYGKNNNLEVLNIIYKNVLLYTINENNINELLIYTKKKKLYIYKYENGLYKYFKEITNPLNDLISCLVWINDSLFLTINKEYYFLNIKNNQKILLYSHEYEQTYKKITLINMNEIFIVCDLNIGVFYDVDTSMPSRKNTIILSPNIKQIISFRFFLFCLNFKGIINIYNIKNQQHIQEITLNYIPDIVINYTNITKYSTFLCLFNDDDQDNGEKILSTQKNKNKWTSSDIGIKFYEEKIKKNRNLLKMEDEGILSKSTMENDFFSGFSPKGIYDDDDDNNNNNNNNSNILFNKYLYENNEMLTKKNRNLYNSLYNNLYFINKDCLQILTCLEIYQYLPQCIEQGNTKKGFVLIDNFVCESKKEKYDIFCEYNKACAYYFFKNLNFSISFIFFQKVNINIFFLLFFWIDYLPSSHKNILQNMIENKRIEENINKQFKCFVPFPCSIKELIDRNYENYIKDKPDYYISNNMFDDFYNEDDDNDKNSLIYSSLQRDIEIKKHLLHTANKCLVKFLLIKRDHFLQNKDMYKLSYKKENDDSIHVNNNIHIIDELIDTLLIKLLTINNYNKQFFHFIMQTSKLHVDLEECVQFLKKEGKFVEIIFLYIRLGYFEEAIEICSYFFHYYNEKYNVIQSTADIGVYKYEIGQEGNNEKKTKNDDKKKKKSDDEKKKKSDDEKKKKSDDEKKKKSDDEKKKKSDDKKNDDDNNNNSDNNFCNNNIYNNNIYNDVRKKVEENNQYSFFNIKELNKEKYLTWIKIFEKENAHKNNVLDKKNNNFQYSLEKIYNILIILNDHIHLLNVHQEKIKKLFEYAFPFLIKYNEHFFFHFLKKKNILISPEEIITIFKKMIQIDKKNDKIKYYLQKYIIHYLKHDKYNKNINTTLIELYINNVQTKNNKTHFQKKLITFMLYEYPIHINYLTGIIKNTSFYLFKVLLYAKLHRHYESLQILADQNLRVCEKYCLYHNFILKKEVSKIKEEKYQELYNGIYNNDKNIYYNIFQKFIDRQINSAEKKNWNKTVNNKTKNTGFIKYILNEYHKYIYFSMNKNIPSKFLFHKKNETLNKAYVQEMDQRNIIKKNKKIAQENKNILVQNEYDYMLHLIKDHQEDEEVDNENDQLDDDILNYYETCSDESGECYTSDIICDATISSDDHKNYDNKSDMITSDNSTSSNNKTKKIIKTSAQDKLLKGKHRNKDPDPLAHFHVYNNCKKNTGGLFFLLIKVYLDKYYNEEMNLMKKKQYKNNILYILNKYANHNDLDNIYIFNIIPKYWNISEISQFINFNLKKKRNTHMNLQIYHNLIKSNYLNVSYEKIKKKEQKIIIKDKIFCKVCNNPILEKSFAFFSENITVHIHCIEKYDE